A single uncultured Acetobacterium sp. DNA region contains:
- a CDS encoding FIST N-terminal domain-containing protein translates to MNYKIGKSSNSNPADAIREATGQLKNPKLILFFSGVDDFSHYASRIQANYPDAVSMGATTFAAFCKEGAYKETLMVIGFEDGIKCEAGLLEDADVYPLKYVEQVEKCAAQFKKPENTICLEFASALISCEELVLSTLNAVLSKKKIPVFGGSSGDRGRAEKTIVALNGAIYQNACVFVIIENLGGKIRLYRENIYKPTKHYFKSTKVDVRKRIVYEYDHKPAAKVMANALGINVSELPKYLDSYPLGRIIGNEMFIVANNQVVNGSGMEYHARIYNNSQMVLLEPDDYKTVLQKTLNQVRQECSRPSLTLMVNCLARSMLFESNNDLNNFATNVGSQVGNYVGFAGYGEQLNEQHFNQTMVLAVFE, encoded by the coding sequence ATGAATTATAAGATTGGAAAAAGTAGTAATAGTAATCCAGCTGACGCCATCCGGGAGGCAACTGGCCAGCTGAAAAACCCCAAGTTAATTTTATTCTTTTCAGGTGTTGATGATTTCTCACATTATGCCAGCAGAATTCAAGCCAATTATCCTGATGCCGTATCAATGGGAGCCACCACCTTTGCAGCATTCTGTAAAGAAGGTGCCTATAAAGAAACGCTGATGGTTATCGGTTTTGAAGACGGCATTAAGTGTGAAGCCGGATTATTGGAAGATGCAGATGTGTATCCGCTGAAATATGTGGAACAGGTTGAAAAATGCGCAGCACAGTTTAAAAAGCCGGAGAACACCATCTGCCTGGAGTTTGCTAGTGCTCTGATCAGTTGTGAGGAATTAGTATTGTCAACTCTAAACGCAGTGTTGTCGAAAAAGAAAATACCGGTTTTCGGAGGTTCCTCCGGGGATCGAGGACGGGCAGAAAAAACAATCGTTGCTTTAAACGGTGCGATCTATCAAAATGCCTGCGTTTTTGTGATTATTGAAAATCTGGGCGGAAAGATCAGATTATACCGCGAAAATATCTACAAGCCAACCAAGCATTATTTTAAATCCACCAAGGTAGATGTGCGGAAACGCATCGTTTATGAATATGATCATAAACCAGCCGCCAAGGTCATGGCCAATGCATTAGGGATCAACGTCAGCGAACTGCCTAAATATCTGGATAGTTATCCTTTGGGACGCATCATTGGGAACGAGATGTTCATTGTTGCCAACAACCAGGTTGTCAATGGCAGCGGAATGGAATATCATGCCAGAATTTATAATAATTCACAAATGGTTTTACTGGAGCCCGATGATTATAAAACAGTCCTTCAGAAAACCTTGAATCAAGTGCGGCAGGAATGCAGCAGGCCGAGTTTGACATTAATGGTTAATTGTCTGGCCCGATCGATGCTCTTTGAATCCAATAATGATTTAAATAATTTCGCCACCAACGTAGGCAGTCAAGTGGGAAATTATGTCGGATTTGCAGGATATGGCGAACAGTTGAACGAGCAGCATTTTAATCAAACCATGGTTCTGGCTGTATTTGAGTAA
- the arr gene encoding NAD(+)--rifampin ADP-ribosyltransferase, producing the protein MERKNSEQNLSGQGATPFAQTYFHGTKVDLKVGALIEVGYNSNYGQRKNAKCIFLSATLDAAIWGAELAIGEGRERIYLVEPTGKIENDPDLTDKKFSGNPTKSYCSTEPFRVVGEVSIWQGHPTEQVKATKEALERLKEQGINSLND; encoded by the coding sequence ATGGAACGAAAAAATAGTGAACAGAATCTAAGCGGACAAGGGGCAACGCCATTTGCTCAAACTTATTTTCACGGAACAAAGGTAGACTTAAAAGTCGGAGCTCTAATTGAAGTTGGTTACAACTCAAACTATGGGCAGAGAAAAAATGCGAAATGCATTTTCTTGTCTGCGACATTAGATGCTGCAATTTGGGGTGCTGAACTTGCTATTGGTGAAGGACGAGAAAGAATTTATTTAGTAGAACCGACAGGAAAAATCGAAAACGACCCCGATTTAACAGATAAAAAATTCTCAGGTAATCCAACTAAATCTTATTGTTCCACTGAACCATTTAGAGTTGTAGGAGAAGTTTCGATTTGGCAGGGGCACCCAACAGAGCAAGTTAAAGCAACGAAAGAAGCATTAGAGCGACTTAAAGAACAAGGAATTAATTCGTTAAATGACTAA
- the rlmD gene encoding 23S rRNA (uracil(1939)-C(5))-methyltransferase RlmD, with the protein MNETNNQIKVGEKYTMELMDITHSGEGVGRLENMIVFVEGGLPGDVVEVEIKNVKKTYAQGKLLSISKASPERVTPVCPYFEECGGCQILHMSYEGQLRAKSKMVKDALQRIGGLKEIDVAPIIGMEDPQRYRNKAQFKLDNKGMGFYAKKSHNLIHIQDCLNQPESAADAIRTINALIQELNLSIYDERTHKGYVRGVLQRTNLKGENMITLIINGKDLSQRQAIVEGILAGIPNVKSIYVNINREKGNVILGKKSLCVHGAARLVEQIGDLSFSISPNSFFQVNSKQTVKLYDTIKAFADLKGSETVFDLYCGTGTIGLYLASQAKRVIGIESVGDAILDARENAGLNQIENATFHLGRAEDEMLKIIKEESIKPDLIILDPPRKGCEESLLAAIVELETPQVIYVSCNPSTLARDLKFMTEAGYAIKAVQPVDLFPGTGHVETVVLMSRI; encoded by the coding sequence ATGAACGAAACAAACAACCAGATTAAAGTTGGCGAAAAGTATACAATGGAATTAATGGATATCACCCATAGTGGGGAAGGCGTCGGACGGCTCGAAAACATGATCGTCTTTGTTGAAGGCGGACTTCCCGGGGATGTGGTGGAAGTTGAAATCAAAAATGTAAAAAAAACCTATGCCCAGGGGAAACTGCTGTCAATCAGTAAAGCATCGCCAGAACGGGTCACGCCAGTCTGTCCATATTTTGAAGAATGTGGTGGCTGTCAAATCCTGCATATGAGCTATGAAGGTCAGTTGCGGGCAAAATCAAAGATGGTCAAGGATGCCCTCCAGCGAATCGGGGGACTCAAAGAAATCGACGTCGCTCCGATCATCGGGATGGAAGATCCCCAGCGCTATCGTAATAAGGCTCAGTTTAAACTTGACAACAAAGGTATGGGTTTCTATGCGAAAAAATCCCATAATCTGATCCACATTCAGGATTGTCTGAACCAACCGGAATCGGCAGCGGATGCCATCAGAACCATCAATGCGCTAATTCAAGAACTGAATTTAAGCATCTATGATGAACGCACCCATAAAGGTTATGTTCGGGGCGTTCTTCAGCGAACCAATCTCAAAGGCGAAAACATGATTACGCTGATCATTAACGGCAAAGATTTAAGTCAGCGTCAGGCCATTGTGGAAGGGATACTGGCAGGGATTCCCAATGTAAAAAGTATTTATGTGAATATCAATCGGGAAAAAGGCAATGTCATCCTGGGTAAGAAAAGTCTCTGTGTTCATGGCGCGGCGCGACTGGTCGAACAGATCGGTGATCTCAGTTTCTCGATTTCACCAAATTCTTTTTTCCAGGTCAATTCCAAACAGACCGTCAAGCTTTATGATACCATCAAAGCTTTTGCTGACCTGAAGGGAAGCGAAACGGTGTTTGATCTCTATTGTGGTACTGGCACCATTGGTCTTTATCTGGCCAGCCAGGCCAAACGAGTCATTGGGATTGAAAGCGTTGGCGATGCCATCTTGGATGCCCGGGAAAATGCCGGCCTCAATCAGATTGAAAATGCCACCTTCCATTTGGGTCGGGCAGAAGATGAAATGCTCAAGATCATCAAAGAAGAAAGCATCAAACCGGATCTGATTATTCTCGATCCGCCGCGAAAGGGTTGCGAAGAATCTTTATTAGCTGCGATCGTTGAGCTGGAAACACCTCAGGTTATTTATGTCTCCTGTAACCCATCAACATTAGCCAGAGACCTCAAATTTATGACCGAAGCCGGTTATGCCATCAAGGCGGTTCAGCCAGTGGATTTATTCCCGGGAACCGGACATGTTGAGACGGTCGTATTGATGTCAAGAATATAA